From a region of the Ardenticatena maritima genome:
- the hutH gene encoding histidine ammonia-lyase: MSATILIGQPLTLEDVVQVARHHAPVALDDEAREQVRASRRYIEQVLAEERVVYGVTTGFGKFAQVRISPEDTRLLQRNLLLSHAMGVGDPFPTEVVRAMMLLRAQSLALGHSGIREEVLDLLIAMLNRGVHPIVPSQGSVGASGDLAPLAHMCLPIIGEGRAEYQGRVLPGGEALRAAGLTPMVLEAKEGLALVNGTQAMTAVGLLTVYDAFDLCTVADIAGAMSLEALKGSLRPFDPRVARVRPHPGAALVAENVRKLGANSPIHKSHENCDKVQDAYSLRCIPQVHGASRDALAHVADVLEREINSVTDNPLIFAEDDDVISAGNFHGQPVALAMDYAKIAIAELANISERRIEYMLDPALSGLPAFLARQGGLNSGLMISQYTAASLVSENKVLAHPASVDSIPTSANQEDHVSMGTTAARQARMVLENARWVIAIELVNAAQALDFHKPLEPGPGVKAALDALRTRIPPLDRDRIMTPDIEAAREMIVSGTLRRAVEAVVGALH; the protein is encoded by the coding sequence GTGTCTGCGACGATTCTGATTGGTCAACCCTTGACGCTTGAAGACGTGGTGCAGGTTGCCCGTCATCACGCCCCCGTGGCGCTGGATGATGAGGCGCGCGAGCAGGTGCGCGCCTCGCGACGCTACATCGAGCAGGTGCTGGCTGAAGAGCGCGTGGTCTATGGTGTGACGACCGGCTTTGGCAAATTCGCGCAAGTACGCATCAGCCCCGAAGATACGCGCTTGCTCCAACGCAATCTGCTGCTTTCCCACGCCATGGGTGTTGGCGACCCCTTCCCCACCGAGGTTGTGCGTGCGATGATGCTGCTCCGCGCCCAAAGTCTGGCGTTGGGGCACAGTGGTATCCGCGAAGAGGTGCTTGACCTGCTGATTGCCATGCTCAACCGTGGGGTGCACCCGATTGTGCCCTCGCAAGGGTCGGTGGGCGCCAGTGGCGACCTTGCCCCGCTGGCGCACATGTGCCTGCCCATCATCGGCGAAGGGCGCGCCGAGTATCAGGGGCGCGTTCTGCCCGGTGGGGAAGCCTTGCGCGCCGCGGGGTTGACGCCCATGGTGCTAGAAGCCAAAGAGGGGTTGGCGCTGGTCAACGGCACGCAGGCGATGACCGCGGTTGGTCTGCTGACGGTGTACGACGCGTTTGACCTGTGCACGGTGGCGGACATTGCCGGCGCGATGAGCCTGGAAGCCCTGAAAGGAAGCCTGCGCCCGTTTGACCCACGGGTGGCGCGTGTGCGCCCGCACCCCGGCGCGGCGCTGGTCGCCGAAAACGTGCGCAAGTTGGGCGCGAACAGCCCCATCCACAAATCGCATGAAAATTGCGACAAAGTGCAAGACGCCTACTCGCTGCGCTGTATTCCCCAAGTGCACGGCGCCAGCCGCGACGCCCTCGCCCACGTGGCTGACGTGCTCGAACGTGAAATCAACAGCGTGACCGACAACCCACTCATCTTTGCCGAAGATGATGACGTCATCTCAGCGGGGAACTTTCACGGGCAACCGGTGGCGCTCGCCATGGACTACGCCAAAATTGCCATTGCTGAACTCGCCAACATCAGCGAGCGCCGCATCGAGTACATGCTCGACCCGGCGCTTTCGGGATTGCCGGCGTTTCTGGCGCGCCAAGGGGGGCTCAATTCCGGCTTGATGATTTCACAGTACACCGCCGCCAGCCTGGTCTCCGAAAACAAGGTGCTGGCGCATCCCGCCTCGGTGGATTCCATTCCCACAAGCGCCAACCAGGAAGACCACGTCTCCATGGGCACAACCGCCGCACGGCAAGCGCGCATGGTGCTGGAAAACGCCCGTTGGGTGATTGCCATCGAACTCGTCAACGCCGCCCAGGCGCTCGACTTCCACAAGCCGCTGGAACCTGGTCCGGGCGTGAAAGCCGCGCTCGACGCCCTGCGCACCCGCATCCCGCCCCTCGACCGCGACCGCATCATGACGCCGGACATTGAAGCCGCACGCGAGATGATTGTCAGCGGCACGCTTCGCCGCGCTGTGGAAGCCGTTGTGGGGGCACTGCACTAG
- a CDS encoding LysM peptidoglycan-binding domain-containing protein codes for MSRAVPVLLFILVALPACGANANSVRPLATPIPIATAIAPPTSTIPLPPPTPTPRVILYVVQEGDTLLSIAERYGTTVEAIIAANPDLENPDWIQIGQELRIPVASDEETTP; via the coding sequence ATGTCCCGCGCCGTACCTGTGCTACTTTTCATCCTCGTCGCGCTTCCCGCTTGTGGGGCGAACGCCAACAGCGTCCGCCCGCTCGCCACGCCCATCCCGATTGCGACGGCGATTGCGCCCCCCACAAGCACCATTCCACTGCCGCCGCCGACGCCCACGCCGCGCGTCATCCTCTACGTTGTGCAAGAAGGCGACACGCTTCTCAGTATCGCCGAGCGGTACGGCACAACCGTGGAAGCCATCATCGCCGCCAATCCCGACCTGGAAAACCCCGATTGGATTCAAATCGGGCAAGAGTTGCGTATCCCCGTCGCGTCAGATGAGGAGACAACGCCCTAA
- the add gene encoding adenosine deaminase, with amino-acid sequence MMDLETIRALPKAELHVHLDTCVRVETARELARKYEIDLPEPLEIFMIAPPRCADLADFLRRVDPQLAVLQTEEALERVAYELVESWAHDGVVYGEVRYAPQLCTREGLSMDAVVEAVARGLKAGAADFGVTVGQILCCLRHEPPDLSEEVARLAIRHRDRGETLVIGLDLAADEARYPGAPHRKAFELAREADLPRTVHAGEAAGPESVREALDVLGAMRIGHGVRTVEDPDLLARVHREGVLLEMCPTSNVQTRAAESLEAHPIDYCYRLGVKVSVSTDSRTITPTTVSREYALLSRQFGWGVEHVRTTTRYALESGFGDAEARRALLDRVMQVVV; translated from the coding sequence ATGATGGACCTGGAGACGATTCGGGCGTTACCCAAAGCCGAATTGCATGTGCACCTGGATACGTGTGTGCGTGTTGAAACCGCACGCGAACTGGCGCGCAAATATGAGATTGATTTGCCTGAGCCGCTGGAAATTTTCATGATCGCACCACCGCGTTGTGCCGACCTGGCTGACTTTCTGCGGCGTGTAGACCCCCAACTGGCTGTTTTGCAGACCGAGGAAGCCCTGGAACGCGTCGCGTATGAACTGGTGGAATCGTGGGCGCACGATGGCGTTGTTTATGGTGAAGTGCGCTATGCGCCCCAACTCTGCACCCGCGAGGGGTTGAGCATGGACGCCGTGGTCGAAGCCGTAGCGCGTGGGTTGAAAGCCGGCGCGGCTGATTTTGGCGTGACAGTGGGGCAAATTCTCTGTTGCCTGCGCCACGAGCCGCCCGATTTGAGCGAAGAAGTGGCGCGGCTGGCTATTCGACACCGCGACCGCGGCGAAACTCTGGTGATTGGGCTGGACCTAGCCGCCGACGAAGCCCGCTATCCGGGCGCACCACACCGCAAAGCCTTTGAACTGGCGCGCGAAGCCGATTTGCCGCGCACCGTCCACGCGGGCGAAGCCGCTGGTCCTGAAAGCGTGCGTGAGGCGCTGGACGTGCTGGGCGCGATGCGCATTGGGCACGGTGTGCGCACCGTCGAAGACCCCGACTTGCTCGCGCGTGTCCACCGCGAAGGCGTTTTGCTGGAAATGTGCCCCACCAGCAATGTCCAGACACGCGCTGCCGAAAGCCTGGAAGCCCACCCGATTGACTACTGCTATCGCCTGGGCGTCAAAGTCAGCGTCAGCACCGATTCGCGCACGATTACGCCCACCACCGTCTCGCGCGAATACGCCCTTTTGAGCCGCCAGTTTGGGTGGGGTGTGGAACACGTGCGCACCACCACGCGCTACGCGCTCGAAAGTGGCTTTGGCGACGCCGAAGCGCGCCGCGCCCTGTTAGACCGCGTCATGCAGGTGGTGGTATGA